The segment aagattaattttttttttactaattttagttatttaattaaaattttgaaatattcagtagtttttatgaacaattttagatcaggaattttcacaaatttcaaagtatcaccgaaaaaaattgttttaaaaattaaaatcgaagtttaaatattcttccattaaaaaatatttttgaggaaaaaatttaatatttctcaatttagttcatttaatatttttattctatttaaacctaataaatatttaaatttactgtcgctcttaaatgatttttttaatttttatcaaaaaattaaaatatttatttattaaacatttttttcaatttttttaaatttttttttttatttaatttttaattaattttactttaatattttaatttttctttacaaattttaaagtttaaaaattaatttttaagtgaccaaattttttggagaaatcttctcatttttagttttttattctttttttaattttttttttcccaaaaaaatataatattttgcctgtaaaattacaatttataattcttaaaaaattaattttttgctattattttaaaatttaaaatattattttttaaaactaaaatttaaaccttttaaattttttttctgacatttttttgttaaattatgaacaaacttataaaaaaagttcaaaaattaatttttgcaaaataaaaaaatttagaaatatgaCAATAATTGGCAAAAGTTGACCAATTTTTACAACCGACAGGGTGAAACAACAATTATAGCGCTTGTTTTTTCGTGGATCGAAATCCATTAGTTGCtcgaatttttagttttttattgattcaataatttttgactttttaaaaatttgtttgcaaataaataataaaaaaaaattaaaaattatatttttcaaaaaaaattaagctcgaaaaaactttttaaaaaataaaaaaaaaattttttttgaaaaatattttttgaaatttttttcaaatattttgaaaaaaaaaattaaaaattcgttttcaaaaactgaaaatatttaaaaaaaaatgcatctactaaatttttttttaaaatttaatttttttgatttcaattcctttaaaaaatatttttcattattttgaaattaatgtaatgattaaaaaatttaaaacaatttttaaaaaaatattttttgcaaaaaaaaaacaaataattttttttcttaaatttagaaaaattcttaaaaatcaagataaaaatttaaaagaaattgattaataaattaaataatttaaaactgaataaattttttaaatgaaaatttaaaattaaaaaaaaaaaaaaaaaattctcacaaattttatttattttttttttcttaataggAGCTGTCATTCAACCACTTCCCACGTCATATTTAATCTTTCGCGCCGCATCTCAGGCAGCAGGAAAATGCTGGATGGACGCTCTCGAGTTGTCATTACGGTGCTCGGCGTTGCTCATTCGTTCCGTAAGTAACAGCATGGCTCCTGGCGAGATCACGGACGTTAATCAAACGGGCACGGAACAAGTTTGGTCCGACGCTGATtacgaaaaacattttatggaACACggtaattacaatttttttttttcatttttttagggttttggttcaaatttctttaattttttgtgttttttaaatgatgacTAACAAGACTTATTTTTAACTCGCTTATACACTTTCCCTTCCAATGgtgactaaaaaatattaaaaaaaatagccaAGTTGCATCCAGTATTGCTAAAGTACTTGCCTGGGTCTCCGCGCCCGCCACATTTGCGTGCCCCCTCCGTAGATAGCCACGTTCTCTTTCCGAACAGTCCCTGTCCTTCTCCTACGCCTGTTTTTCAGCATCTCTATTTCGCTCTGTCGCAGTGGGAACGCTGCCTTTCCGAGTCTCCCGACTAcataaaagacatttttaaccTTTCACGCGTTGATGGTACGTCCACAGATAAAAGTCATCCGGGCAGGCCACGCAGCAATAGCATGGATAGTTTTTACACGACAATAACTGATCCAGAGCAGGTGGTATCTGTGGCGTCCGCTCTGTCGACGCGCCACTCAAATCGGAGACAAAGCACGCCAGCTGCCATGCCATCCATGGAATTTcggagaaaatttaagaatttaccGGAACATAGGGAAAGTGTCGACGAAGAGTGTTAGTCCTTCATTATTCttcaatttccattttttctcgatttttttcctttaatttttaactcaaacttGTATGAAAACGAAACTAATTACAGATCTAGATGACGTTGATAGTCAGGTAGAAGTTACGGCATTGCCACCGTCAGATGGCGGCGATACAGATTCCGAGTCAGAAAATGGAGACAATTCCAAAGAATGTGACGAGTTTCCGGAAACTCCGTACGTTTTTGCGCCAGAACCGGAATTTGGTGGGGTaagtgttgaaaatttaatttttttttcagtcatttaaaagttttttttttcatcaggcTGGAGAACAAGTAGAAGAGCTGCCAGAAGAACACAAAAGCCTCATCTGGTTTTTGGTGAAACAAGTCCGTCCTGGCATGGATTTGAGTAAAGTTGTGCTTCCGACGTTCATTCTTGAGCCGCGTTCCTTCTTGGACAAGCTTTCGGATTCTTACTATCACGCCGATATTTTGGAAaagtaaggaatttttttcgtgatttaatttaaattattttattttatttttttgatgaaaaaaattaaattgtatatttttttaaacgccaaattaaaaccaaaatttattgattttataaagtttttagcacttttgacaaaattttctaaattaaaatttttaaattgtgatgTTCGAATTTGATGATcaatttgttcattaaaaaaacttttataattttttttgaacttacatttgattaaatttttttttaatatttaattaatttaattttaatttgagtttataaaaaaataaaatttattaaatttttataaattttaaattttactaaaagattaatttttattaaaaaaaaaataataagagattttaatttttaattaacacttaaatcttaaatgaatttcgattttttaagaaaaatatttttttaattatttttatttttgttttattttaatttttaatacacaaatttaatttttatttttatttttatttttatttttattttttattcaaattttttatttttttttttattttatttttatttttatatttattttttatttttatttatttatttatttattttttttttttgaagttttttttaaaaactttaaagaaaatcattttttttttacgctgtctaaatttttaaaattttaaaagcctcaattgtttttttttaaattttattttatcatttttattttaagctttaatttgtttaataaaaataattattttttttagtttctttgattaattttttttaaattttttccctgattttttttttaaaacgccattattttaaaattttttaatttaattaaattaattatttttatttgttttcagaGCTGTCTCTTTGGACGACCCATTTCAACGCATGAAAACCGTGGTTCAGTGGTATTTATCTGGATTTTACAAGAAACCCAAAGGCTTGAAGAAGCCTTACAACCCGATTTTGGGCGAAACGTTCCGCTGCTACTGGGAACACCCGAACGGAAGTCGCACTTTCTACATTTCGGAGCAAGTTTCGCATCATCCGCCAGTCTCCGCGTTCTACGTAACTAACCGTCAAGCTGGTTTCTGCATCAGTTGCAGCATCTTGGCCAAATCCAAGTTCTACGGCAACAGTACTTCTGCCATTTTAGACGGGACAGCGACTTTGACCCTCTTGCCACGTGGCGAAAGCTACACTTTGACGATCCCCTATGCGCATTGCAAGGGAATTTTGATGGGAACTCTATCCATGGAGCTTGGCGGCAAAATCACAATTGATTGCGAAAACACAGGCTACAAAACTGAGTTGGAGTTCAAGTTGAAACCCTTTATCGGCGGCTCGGAATACACAAATTTGGTCACAGGTAAAGTTAAGTTGGGCAAGGAAACGTTGGCAACAATTAACGGGCATTGGGATTCCGGGATTTTCATCAAGGAAGGCGGTCAGGAGAGTGTTTTGTTCGAACCGACGCCAGAAATCCGCTCGAGTCGCTTAAAACGTTACACAGTCCCGATGGAAAGTCAAGGTATGTTCGAGTCGGAGCGTTTGTGGCAACATGTCACGGCGGCAATCGATCGCGACGACCAAGTTGGCGCAACAGAGGAAAAAACCGCTTTGGAAGAAGCCCAACGTGCTGCCGTCAAAGAACGCAAAGCCACATGCACCGAATGGACCCCGCAACTTTTCACCCAAGACATCATCACGGGACACTGGCACTACAAATATGCCGATTTGCGACCCTGGGACCCCAATAACGACTTAAAGCAATACGAGAGCGGTTATCGCATCCAGACAAAAACTAAGCATCAAGCACCTATGGTCCGCACCGCGAGCATCATCAGTTCCGAACCCATGACTTTGCTCCAAGCTGATTCGCGGACCTCGTTGCAAGCCCTCAAGGCACAACGCAAAGCGCTGGCAGCCTCGCGAAAAATCTCGAGCAACTCGACACCCGATCACACGGCAAACACGTCCGACGACTCGAACGAAACGAAGCTGTCGAAgggaaaaattgtcgaaacGCTCGAAGTCTTGACGAAAAAAGTCGAGGACCAGACGACGCGCATCGTGCGCTTGCAACAACACGTTGACCAGCTGCAGGCGAAAGATAATCTCTTCAAGCCGAGTAACATTCTTGTGATTGTTGTTGTGGTATTTGCGGTGCTAATGAACACCATCCTCACGGCAGTGATCAATAAAAGACAGCAGTAAAGCTTTATTTTACTCCGACGACAAAATTGCATGCATTGCCGGGTTTTTTCCAGGAAATTCCTCTTTTTTCTCCATCTATCTAGTCCAAGcttttgaacaaacaaaaaatcaatatttttctacagCCGCCTTTGTAATCACTCGAGCAGACATACAGGCATCAAGCTACCTTTCGAGTCACACAGCCGTCCGAactaacagcaacaacaacaaatataattattacaaGAATGCATTTAATCATGTTTCGTAAAAGAAAACTACTTAACTTcgtagaaaagtttttaaaattggtagaagaaaatatttaaaaaaaaaattaagatcatcaaatttttgaaaaattttcgatttagcTCTAATTTTGTACGCTACGGACGAACAACGGTTGGGATTGATCTCTCAAGGGATCAGATTGACTCCCTAATGAGGTAAAATTCACTTAAGGAATCAATCTGATCCCTTTAGAGATCAATCTGATCTCTTAAGATGTTAATTTGATCACTTCAGGAGGTTAATTTGATCTAATTTGATCACTTAAACCTTCTGAAGTGATCTCTTAAGTCAAGAGATCAGATTGTTTCCTTGAAGAGGTACATTTCACTTAAGGAATCAATCTGATCTCTTAAGGAATCAATCTGATCTCTTAAGATGTTAATTTGATCACTTCAGGAGGTTAATTTGATCTAATTTGATCACTTAAACCTTCTGAAGTGATCTTTTAAGTCAAGAGATCAGATTGTTTCCTTGAAGAGGTACATTTCACTTAAGGAATCAATCTGATCTCTTAAGATCTTAATTTGATCACTTCAGAAGGTTAATTTGATCtaatttgatctcttaaaCCTTCTGAAGTGATCTTTTAAGTCAAGAGATCAGATTGTTTCCTTGAAGAGGTACATTTCACTTAAGGAATCAATCTGATCTCTTAAGATGTTAATTTGATCACTTCAGGAGGTTAATTTGATCTTATTTGATCACTTCAACCTTCTGAAATGATCTCTTAAGTAAGTGAGCAGATTGATTCCTTAAAGAGACAAGTTTCACTTAAGGAATCAATCTGATCTCTTAATGAATCAATCTGATCTCTTAAGATGTTAATTTGATCACTTCAGTAGGTTAATTTGATCTTATTTGATCACTTCAACCTCCTGAAGTGATCTCTTAAGTAAGGGAGCAGATAGAGATCAATCTCAACCGTTATTCGTCCGTAACGTATTCTGATTTTAAGGAttataagtcaaaaaattactcaatcgAAAAATGACTCATCTTTGACCCTCTTTGAAGCTAAACTCGCagcttttcattttaaaacagCGAGTTCAGCTTTAAATGCGAGGATGAgtcatttttagataatttcttGGCTCATGATCCTTAATCGAatctattttcatatttacagctaaatcgaattttatttcaaaatatttcatgatcTCAcccaaaatatgataaaataatctctctatgaaaaaaaatgttcctcataaaaatatttgcttcttTATCTCTCCCAATTACCCCCAGATTGATTTTCCGTTAAACGAAATGCAtttgataatgaaaaattttatcgtagacaatcaatttttaactaatctCTCGTCTTGTTTCAAGAAACaaatcagacaaaaaaaaataaacaggagCCACGCGATTTCTTTCtactgcatttttttataaacttcaaCTGTGTGCCCAAAAGTCACGGTTTCCCATGTTtagatttttgtatgaaaaaaaaagtaaataaataaatatgacaaCAATCCATCTTATGAGCACCTCCATTTAAAGTTAAGGTATTTGTTGCacttttaagataaatttattaataaatattaaatatgacTAAGGAAAGGACAGGATGTTACATTTTTAGAGATAGTCTCGTTTTTTctctgattaaaaaaaaatatttagagagATTGATATATAGTGATTGTAGTCAGTAAAACTTTAATTGGTGAACATgcaatattttagtaaaaacaaaaaaaaatatatgaataaacaaaaagcaaACAGAGTGCTATctatttaatctttaaaaaaatgtttttttctgttttaatggaaatttttgtaagtttaaaaaatattgagtaagtatttttaataaaataaaaaaaattactttatttaaaagatccagataatttttcgaaaattaattttttattgattaaggccgctccaaacgataatcaaaaataaagtccgatgccccattttaaaagtcaaaaatccaatggggcaaaattaaaaaaaaagttaaaaatttcatcgaaattgatcgttttttgttgtattttcataatttttcaagacattttcaaaaaaaattaaatttttttaatttttgttttgaaaatcatattttaacttgaattttcttctctaaaaaaatttttcataaaattactaaatttatttttcaaatttttttgacagttattgaTTTacagttataaaatttttaacttaaaatgatcttaaatcaatttttaatttgaaagtttcaaagaagattattaaaaaaaaacaaaaattttgatctacgatcaaaaattgctaaaattttgtcattttgtatgaaaataagtatttcaaattttttttttattttcccccccaccattttattttcaaaaattttggactttatttttgattttcatttggtgcggcctaaataaaaaaaaatattaatttttattttatttaattttttttagcttgaaaaaaatttttaaattttgaaaataattaaaaaaaatattttataattttttttactaaaatatgattattttcgaacaattttttttaaatcaaaaattttaactatttaaaaaatagagaaattaaaaataaatattttgaacgcaatttcttaattttcaaattcttaaaaaatatttttttcttacgttttattttttgaaaatatttttttcaattaatttttaataaaaaaaagttttaaaaaatttctttttaattaaaagacattttttcgatggtacaatttttttatttacttaaccaaaaaataactctaaataaaaatctttcctattataaaaaaaaatcctacaaACTAAACTAAAATCAACAATCAAACACccattttgtttcatttaatCAGTCAAGAATTTCTCGATGGGCACGTGCTTCAACAATTGATTTCCTATTTTAGCGAATTCCGAAGCaagttttttgtgcaattgcGGTTGCATAGCTTTAAGAATTTCGTGTCCGTTTTCTTTGAGGAAGAGATTTGTTgcttgatctaaaaaaaaataaaattaataaaaaaatcacaaaaaaaatatttaaaaaaaaaaatcttacttaaAATACGGTTATTGTTGAAAATCTTGGCAACGCTCATTTTTGGCTTCTTCACATCCAAAACCATCTCTAATTTGTCGACATGCATGTACGTTTCGCCATTGCGTTTCTCGGTCGAGACCTTGCCACTTAAGTCAGCGTGCACGCCATCGAAAACAGCATGGAATTCTCCACCACCGGATGCGGGAATGATAATGAGCACGCCACTGCTGGTGTATTTGGCTTGAATCGTCAATCGTGGGATGTAGATTCGGGCTTCAAAGGGCTCGTCGTTTTCActcaatctgaaaaaaataatgaaaaaaattaaagttgtaatttttgaaaaattttgattaaataaaaaatatatctttttttgtaaataaattaaattaaatataataaagggcaattaaataaataaaaattatttgaatatttttttaaaataatttttataaaattaaaataaattataaaattataaacttaattaattaatgaaaataataattttttcattggttattttttttttactttaattaaaatattttagaaaaataatttttattaaattaattaaagaaaaaaatattaaataagaaaaaaccttttaaaaaaatattaatcaataaattaaaatgattttttaaataattttaagaatttttaaattcaattttagttttaaaaaaataaagttttaaaaaattaattataaatttaatttaatgaaaaatttcaaattaattaaaaaaaatatttttataaaaaaattaatttaatttcaaagaaataatttttttaaaaataattcaaaatttaaattaaaaaataaattacatgaattaaaaaaatttaattaaactaaataaattaataattaattaataaaaaataaatacataaataaattttaaattattaattaattattaattaaattatttttaaatatttttttaaaaaatttataaaacttttattatttaattaaaaataaaattattattttaataatttattttttaagttcaattttaataattaaaaaaaaaactaatgaattcaaaatgaaaattttcattataaaaacttcaattattattattaattaattttaataaaattaatttaatttaaatttaataaattaaaaaaattaaattaaatttatttattttattaattttgaataattaattattatttaaataaaaaatttatttatttaaataatttaatttatatttattttaattttgattaaaaaatattttaattaattatttttaactcacTTGATTTTCTTGACGGTAAAATTACTCGCACCTAGCACCTCCAAGTTTTTCAAGTTGATACGATAACCTTGAGGTCCCCCCGTCAATTGCAAACTTAATGAGTCCATTATAAAGGGTTCAACAGAGGGCAactacgcaaaaaaaaagatcaatttgTATAACAATTGTTACACTATATGTAAGTAAAATGTCACGGAAACTTACCTCAATTTCTTTAATTCCATTTGACAGGTACGGCCTCAGATGATGCAACGCCTTCGTTAGACATTGTATCAGTTGCGGATCTGATCGACTGCATTGTAAAATGTATTccgctgcgaaaaaaaaaacaattgttaatttttttcccgatGAGATTATTTAATCGCTGACGCACTTAAAAATTAGACTGAAAATCTCTTAAGAATTTCTCAACAACCTTCATCACTCGCAATTAGCAATTCTGAAAACATGCAAAAGCAATtgaatcattgaaaaattcgtcaaatatttgttaataatGTTCAATCTGGTCGTTAATCACGTGTCTGACAcagattctatttttttttttgcaaaccaCACAACGTTGAGTTacgattttatgttaaattggtctttttttgcacaagaatcaaatattttgtaatatttttgtagCGTTTTGACATAGTTTGTCTGTCCCCCCCATAAACTGGTCGTtcttgcaaataatttttgtttgtcctAATTCAAGTCGAGAGATACTCGCTAATTGCCACACACGTTTACCGGCTAGTCGTTCTTAAGCAAATTATTGGGAAATCctgtctctcgtttttttttttcttaaaaactcaattaagaaataaaatgtttgcacatacgacgacgacgaccggTTCCAAGGTggatgatgaagaaaaaataaataaattaaggtaaacatgaaatattgatattttttataatcgcCAAGTTTTGTGGCAAGTTTCGGTCGTAAATGGCAAATAATTAATGTTCGTGATTGCCGGTTTTCTTGCATTTCCGCTCGTTTTTCGTGCAAACTGGAAATTGTTTGTAAATTTCTTATCGTCGATCGTTGCATGTTGTTGcgtttgttagaaaaatagaaaaaaaaataaaaagtaaatggcGTCGGTCGCGATTTCAACGGAAGGTTACAACATTAATAATTACTTCTGTCATTGCGTGGTTCattgacatgaaaaatttatgaagttgTTGGTTAAAAAGTAATCAAAAATCGAAGGTTTTCAAAGCGACAATGTTTTAATTCTAAAGACTTGTGCAAGCTGCAGACGAGGAACCTGCTAAtttatttgcgtttttttttgctgattaaaaagacaatttattaatttatttaagataaattatttcgtttcataagattttgtggtttttttccgttcaattattttttttattggaaattttaagtcggaagctgaaaaaaattatgagacaaCTTTGAAAcactgataaaaatatttttaataattacgacgaattaataatttaatcgaatgattttttacttttgttttttatcagaaaatgaCATGTTAACAACAAAATTTggggaaataataaaataaaataaaataataattaataaaataaattgaataaaatacataaataaaaataaaagattatttattttataaattaattttaatttaatattatttttaggttttcacatttaaaggtaaaaccaaaaatttcacaaaaaatcaaaatattaaaaaaaaaattttttttttaaattaaaaacacattattttgtaaaattgtaattaagttgtattttttcatgactttttaattaaaaaaaatatgataaaaataattctattaaatttttctcttgaattttcaacaaactcaaaaacaaaaaattttcaaaatttaaaaaaaaatatttttttttttaattttgattttatttattttttaaaaatttaaattttgataaaaaaataaattgataaatttttaaaatgatttttctaaaattttcttcaacaaaatatttatttttaatattatagctaactatttttttaaattgaattcaataaattcccttaaaaattgatttagaaaaaattgaatattaatttaaaaaaaaatattttatttcttattcatttttaatttaattaattaatttaatttaaataaatttatttcaaattttaaattaattttttttataatttaaattattaaatttcaaaattaaaatttatttattttataatttaaattattttattttaaaattaaaataaatttaaaaattatcaaaaaaattttaaaaacttcatccaattttagtgatttaataataaattaaagaaaatattctaGTTCTAACAATTAAGTAggtaatggaaaaataaaaaaaaaaataaatcaataggAAACACTCAAAAAAGGCTTTGAAGGCAagtacattaaattaaaataataattactcattaaaatcaaaacatttaaaaaatgtacataattCACTTAGAATCGCTTCTCAGTCATTTGtcacttcaaaaattgaaggtCTCTCGAATTTTACGATATTGACTCTCTTCAAAAACCGCAAAACAAAGAAACCTCTCATCATCGCCAAGGCTTCTCACGTGTCGTCACTCAGCTAATTTCCTGtcatcaaaacgaaaaaaaatcttcaaacgtGTCATCTTCACAGCCATTCATTGTCACATCCTCATAAATATGCAGTtatattccttttttttcgtgcacgtTTTAATTAAGCACATACGCACAAaatattcgtcaaaaaattcgTCAATGAACACAAAGTTCACATATATGGcaataatttcattcaatctatttctctacgaaaaaaaatatatatttatacgaAATATGTGAGTAAAAAACATGTGAAGGTCACgatcttgaaaatttactgATTGACAGCATCTCTTTACCGCAcgcagcaaaaataaaatttattattatttttttgggcaatgacttttttttacaaaatatactTTTAATGAACGAACAAAGAAATGGTAATTTAAcgaaaactgtaaaaaaattaaaattaaggtgAAACACAGTCAGACCCGTTTTGTCTGGCGGGCGATAAAAATCGCTGATGCGacgaagaaattaataaaaattgcaaatcaagacgtcgtcattttttttttttttttttttttgtataaatacaCACTCCTTCATTGAGCAAGCAAGCAAACATGAATGAATATATGCTCAatgtaaatcattttttttttctcgcaacaTTGCAGTTACAAGTGAAAATTACGCAATATACCGGTTAACCTGAATTTAGTTGAATGCACTTCATTGTGTCAGTGGtgtgtttcactttttttaatttcaaagaaatttctattaatttcgCGAAATTTATCGgtgatttcgaaaaaaatcagaaatttcgagttttttttttgtttgaattagaaaaaaataaaaaaattaattatttttttttaaataaaaaatattaaaataaaattgaataaaat is part of the Culicoides brevitarsis isolate CSIRO-B50_1 chromosome 3, AGI_CSIRO_Cbre_v1, whole genome shotgun sequence genome and harbors:
- the LOC134833846 gene encoding oxysterol-binding protein-related protein 8 isoform X4, with translation MTHESKLNRKESYKAQRKSYRMEKKRVAAELLNSIQDPTVVVLEDWLKVRGTLKSWTKLWCVLKPGLLLIYKSQKAKSSHWVGTVLLTSCQVIERPSKKDGFCFKLFHPLDQSIWAPKGPERETMGAVIQPLPTSYLIFRAASQAAGKCWMDALELSLRCSALLIRSVSNSMAPGEITDVNQTGTEQVWSDADYEKHFMEHDLDDVDSQVEVTALPPSDGGDTDSESENGDNSKECDEFPETPYVFAPEPEFGGAGEQVEELPEEHKSLIWFLVKQVRPGMDLSKVVLPTFILEPRSFLDKLSDSYYHADILEKAVSLDDPFQRMKTVVQWYLSGFYKKPKGLKKPYNPILGETFRCYWEHPNGSRTFYISEQVSHHPPVSAFYVTNRQAGFCISCSILAKSKFYGNSTSAILDGTATLTLLPRGESYTLTIPYAHCKGILMGTLSMELGGKITIDCENTGYKTELEFKLKPFIGGSEYTNLVTGKVKLGKETLATINGHWDSGIFIKEGGQESVLFEPTPEIRSSRLKRYTVPMESQGMFESERLWQHVTAAIDRDDQVGATEEKTALEEAQRAAVKERKATCTEWTPQLFTQDIITGHWHYKYADLRPWDPNNDLKQYESGYRIQTKTKHQAPMVRTASIISSEPMTLLQADSRTSLQALKAQRKALAASRKISSNSTPDHTANTSDDSNETKLSKGKIVETLEVLTKKVEDQTTRIVRLQQHVDQLQAKDNLFKPSNILVIVVVVFAVLMNTILTAVINKRQQ